Proteins from a genomic interval of Desulfovibrio desulfuricans:
- a CDS encoding nitroreductase family protein — MDFKALAEAARTCRRFYEDQPLGMADLEWLVDCARLAPCAKNGQELRFMLVGNGETCQKLFALTRWAGALKDWGGPHPGDRPTAFVVILMPKTGKELTCMDVGIAAQTIQLAATSRDWGCCMIQSFDHQAAPSLLNVPEDMKIALVLGLGVAKEKRVVAPMPEGGATAYWRDAEGVHYVPKRSLEDLIVARF, encoded by the coding sequence ATGGATTTTAAAGCGCTTGCGGAAGCGGCCCGCACCTGCCGCCGCTTTTATGAAGACCAGCCGCTTGGCATGGCCGACCTGGAATGGCTTGTGGACTGCGCACGCCTCGCCCCCTGCGCCAAAAACGGGCAGGAACTGCGCTTCATGCTTGTGGGCAACGGCGAAACCTGCCAGAAGCTGTTCGCTCTCACCCGCTGGGCAGGCGCGCTGAAAGACTGGGGCGGCCCGCACCCCGGTGATCGCCCTACAGCTTTTGTGGTCATTCTTATGCCCAAGACCGGCAAGGAACTAACCTGCATGGATGTAGGCATTGCGGCCCAGACCATCCAGCTTGCCGCCACCAGCCGAGACTGGGGTTGCTGCATGATTCAGTCCTTTGACCATCAGGCCGCGCCTTCCCTGCTGAACGTGCCGGAAGACATGAAAATCGCTCTGGTGCTGGGCCTCGGCGTTGCCAAGGAAAAGCGCGTTGTGGCCCCTATGCCCGAGGGTGGCGCAACTGCCTACTGGCGCGATGCCGAAGGCGTCCACTATGTGCCGAAGCGGAGTCTTGAAGACCTGATCGTTGCACGATTCTAG
- a CDS encoding class I SAM-dependent RNA methyltransferase produces the protein MNTAPTQLTLDITALSHDGRGIARLAPADDHASKGTVVFVANALPGQRVNASVLRRKTSFIDAEASTLLSQSPDAVDPICPHHAGCGGCPLQTMPYAQQLYWKRTLAVDALTRIGKFDRAQIESMLPPVTGSPALTRFRNKMEFAFGHDTEDGTGLKLGLRRRNGRDVVDVPHCALMPSEALQIVSMVGKLAAQSGLAAYAAPDARQGQPFRPTQGQQRQGRRGGFARRTPRSHAIPIHEAVDYGFWRFFVLRRGLAADMRTPRWWALCITSPGDTAQRAAVRMLGREVLAAFPQLAAFIHEERATADAFAFGEKRVQTLDDTGRENPSAARLFLPLAGMNFTLDAASFFQVNTGGAQALAHAAQRILLADSPAASHQDARPRGLLDLYCGVGAPGLLLARNYSALLGLEQDSRAVKLAAINARANDINYCQYEAGDAAYRLEHLVPLEPASRWLAAGFDESASIPQATDALADPPRAGLSPRALDALMQIAPDRILYISCNPATLARDAAQLRNRYSLERLEAVDLFPHTPHLECLSLWRRLD, from the coding sequence ATGAACACAGCCCCCACACAGCTCACGCTTGATATCACCGCCCTTTCGCACGATGGGCGCGGCATTGCACGCCTTGCGCCAGCCGACGACCATGCCAGCAAGGGCACCGTCGTATTTGTGGCAAATGCCCTGCCGGGCCAGCGGGTGAACGCGAGCGTTTTGCGGCGCAAAACCTCCTTTATAGATGCAGAAGCCTCGACCTTGCTCAGCCAGTCGCCGGACGCCGTCGATCCCATATGCCCCCACCATGCTGGATGCGGCGGCTGCCCGTTGCAAACCATGCCCTATGCGCAGCAACTTTACTGGAAGCGCACTCTGGCAGTGGACGCCCTGACCCGCATTGGCAAGTTTGACCGCGCTCAGATTGAATCAATGCTGCCGCCCGTCACAGGGTCGCCCGCGCTGACGCGGTTTCGCAATAAAATGGAATTTGCCTTCGGGCACGACACTGAAGACGGAACGGGACTGAAACTTGGCCTACGCCGCCGCAATGGCCGCGATGTAGTGGATGTGCCGCACTGCGCCCTCATGCCATCCGAAGCGCTTCAAATAGTAAGTATGGTGGGCAAACTGGCGGCGCAAAGCGGCCTTGCCGCCTATGCAGCGCCCGATGCAAGGCAAGGTCAGCCCTTTCGCCCCACGCAAGGTCAACAAAGACAGGGCCGCCGGGGCGGCTTTGCCCGGCGCACCCCGCGCAGCCACGCCATCCCGATTCACGAGGCCGTGGACTATGGATTCTGGCGTTTTTTTGTACTGAGGCGAGGCCTTGCAGCGGACATGCGCACTCCGCGCTGGTGGGCCTTGTGCATCACAAGCCCTGGCGATACCGCACAGCGTGCAGCCGTGCGGATGCTCGGCAGGGAGGTACTGGCCGCATTCCCCCAGTTGGCGGCCTTTATCCATGAAGAACGCGCCACCGCCGATGCCTTTGCTTTTGGCGAAAAGCGCGTGCAGACCCTGGACGACACTGGCCGGGAAAATCCCTCGGCCGCACGGTTGTTTCTGCCCCTTGCCGGCATGAACTTTACCCTCGATGCGGCTTCATTCTTTCAGGTGAATACTGGCGGGGCGCAGGCGCTTGCGCATGCGGCACAGCGCATTCTTTTGGCTGACAGCCCGGCGGCGAGTCACCAGGACGCCCGCCCCCGAGGCCTGCTCGATCTTTATTGCGGCGTTGGCGCACCGGGCCTGCTGCTGGCGCGTAACTATTCCGCCTTGCTGGGCCTGGAGCAGGACAGTCGGGCCGTGAAGCTTGCCGCCATAAATGCCAGGGCCAATGACATCAATTACTGCCAGTATGAGGCAGGGGATGCGGCGTACCGCCTTGAGCACCTTGTGCCTCTGGAGCCTGCAAGCCGCTGGCTGGCAGCTGGGTTTGACGAGTCAGCCAGCATTCCGCAGGCAACAGACGCTCTGGCAGATCCGCCCAGGGCCGGGCTTTCGCCGCGCGCGCTGGATGCACTCATGCAGATTGCCCCAGACAGAATCCTTTATATATCGTGCAACCCGGCGACGCTCGCGCGCGATGCCGCCCAGCTGCGCAACAGGTATTCCCTGGAGCGGCTTGAAGCCGTTGATCTTTTTCCCCACACGCCGCACCTTGAGTGCCTGAGCCTCTGGCGCAGGCTCGACTGA
- the rplU gene encoding 50S ribosomal protein L21, producing MYAIIETGGKQYRVEEGSKVVVEKLAVQAGSEISLDKVLMVGGAECKVGAPYLAGAAVMAEVVDHGRGPKIKVFKRWRRNDSRKLRGHRQDYTTIRVKSINA from the coding sequence ATGTACGCGATTATCGAGACCGGCGGAAAACAGTACCGCGTCGAAGAAGGTTCTAAAGTAGTTGTGGAAAAGCTTGCGGTTCAGGCCGGAAGCGAAATTTCCCTGGACAAGGTGCTGATGGTCGGCGGCGCTGAATGCAAAGTCGGCGCTCCCTATCTTGCCGGGGCCGCCGTTATGGCGGAAGTGGTGGATCACGGGCGCGGACCCAAGATCAAGGTGTTCAAGCGCTGGCGTCGTAATGACTCGCGCAAGCTGCGCGGTCACCGCCAGGATTACACCACCATTCGCGTTAAGAGCATCAACGCCTAG
- a CDS encoding redox-sensing transcriptional repressor Rex, with the protein MVNPPKSKHIPRATIQRLATYVQVLENFARDSVEVISSNPLAEACGVNGSQVRKDLAYFGEFGIRGVGYHVKSLIAAITSSLGVDREWRMALIGVGNLGKAILNHGEFRSRGFNIVGIFDCDPFKIGEIVHGLEVHCTRDLKDMVTDLNIEIGIITTPPERAQRAAQHLMDAGITSILNFAPSRIKVPDRINVEYVDFFHHLYALAFNHPQTR; encoded by the coding sequence ATGGTCAACCCACCCAAAAGCAAACACATCCCCCGCGCGACTATCCAGCGCCTTGCCACATATGTTCAGGTGCTGGAAAATTTCGCACGTGACAGTGTCGAAGTCATTTCATCCAATCCCCTTGCAGAAGCCTGCGGCGTCAACGGCTCGCAGGTGCGCAAAGACCTTGCTTACTTCGGCGAATTCGGCATCCGTGGCGTTGGTTATCATGTCAAATCGCTCATTGCCGCCATCACCTCATCCCTGGGTGTTGACCGCGAATGGCGCATGGCGCTGATCGGCGTCGGCAACCTCGGCAAGGCCATTCTGAACCACGGCGAATTTCGCTCACGCGGATTCAACATTGTGGGCATTTTCGACTGCGATCCCTTCAAAATCGGCGAAATTGTCCACGGTCTTGAAGTGCACTGCACACGCGACCTCAAAGATATGGTGACTGATCTGAACATCGAGATCGGTATCATCACCACACCGCCGGAGCGGGCGCAAAGGGCAGCACAGCACTTGATGGACGCAGGCATTACCTCCATTCTGAACTTTGCCCCCTCGCGCATCAAGGTGCCGGACAGAATCAACGTGGAGTACGTGGACTTTTTCCACCATCTCTATGCGCTGGCGTTCAATCATCCCCAGACGCGGTAA
- the atpE gene encoding ATP synthase F0 subunit C → MRKFLMIALNTVALLGMATMAFAANQLDASALGYTCLAAALGIGIAAFGCGIGMGLGLKGACEGVARNPDVSGKITGTMILAFAFIESLAIYALVISFILLYANPYA, encoded by the coding sequence ATGCGTAAGTTTCTGATGATCGCCCTGAACACCGTGGCCCTTCTCGGCATGGCCACCATGGCTTTTGCTGCCAACCAGCTCGACGCCTCGGCTCTGGGCTACACCTGCCTGGCCGCCGCCCTTGGCATCGGCATTGCCGCTTTCGGTTGCGGCATCGGCATGGGCCTTGGTCTGAAGGGCGCCTGCGAAGGCGTTGCCCGCAACCCTGACGTGAGCGGCAAGATCACCGGTACCATGATTCTGGCCTTCGCCTTCATCGAATCGCTGGCCATTTACGCCCTGGTTATCAGCTTCATCCTGCTGTACGCCAACCCCTACGCGTAA
- a CDS encoding cobyrinate a,c-diamide synthase, with product MQHSLPQSDLCHSACGSAAASMPRLCVSALSGGGGKTLLSLGLTRALAAQGHTVKPFKKGPDYIDAAWLTMAAGRPATNLDPYMLQPGRLKALFAHAMRKAQAQSGAVEVLGIIEGNRGLFDGMDVAGSCSTAELARMLGCPIILSINCTKMTRTAAALVHGMTTFEPGLQFAGVVLNQVGTARHEALLRKVIEEYTDVAVLGALPRLKDNPLPERHMGIASCGDDLSLEARAVLDKLGGFVAEHINLDAVMAAARAAAIANPWPEQAEPFWPANGPVYVAVGMAVECFSSAEAPKEAPLTDASTPAENSGGTMPDAQAVKSARPPRIAYVRDSALWFYYEENLEALERAGAELVRLEIVGPRSGVWPVLRGEKPQHADAGEIDGLYLGGGFPEDCAADLSASPHLRTLAAWAGAGLPIYAECGGFMLLAQGIEREGVLWPMSNIFPVVAQFCGKPQGLGYVHGTVVEENPFFPKGLEILGHEFHYSRCCWQGAAPRHGLRLRKGQGMGCEAEQAGQKMGNAAQASRAPALDGLLRQNVWASYTHIFAPAVPCWAPNFVAAAARFAQGR from the coding sequence ATGCAGCACTCCTTGCCACAATCCGACCTTTGTCACTCTGCCTGCGGTTCAGCGGCTGCATCCATGCCCCGGCTGTGCGTATCGGCTCTTTCTGGCGGCGGCGGCAAAACCCTGCTTTCTCTGGGGCTTACGCGCGCGCTTGCCGCGCAGGGACATACGGTCAAACCCTTCAAAAAAGGGCCGGACTACATTGATGCCGCGTGGCTGACCATGGCCGCCGGAAGGCCCGCTACCAATCTTGATCCCTACATGCTCCAGCCAGGGCGCCTCAAGGCCCTGTTTGCGCATGCCATGCGCAAGGCCCAGGCGCAAAGCGGCGCTGTGGAAGTGCTCGGCATTATTGAAGGTAACCGGGGGCTTTTTGACGGCATGGATGTGGCTGGCTCATGCTCTACAGCGGAGCTGGCGCGTATGCTTGGCTGCCCCATCATCCTCAGCATCAACTGCACAAAGATGACGCGCACGGCAGCGGCACTGGTGCATGGCATGACAACCTTTGAGCCGGGGCTGCAGTTTGCGGGCGTGGTGCTCAATCAGGTGGGCACGGCACGGCACGAGGCCCTGCTGCGCAAGGTTATTGAGGAATATACGGATGTGGCAGTGCTTGGGGCCCTGCCGCGCCTGAAAGATAACCCGCTGCCCGAACGCCACATGGGCATTGCCTCCTGCGGCGATGATCTTTCGCTCGAGGCGCGCGCGGTGCTCGACAAGCTTGGCGGCTTTGTGGCCGAACACATAAATCTTGATGCCGTGATGGCTGCTGCCCGCGCAGCGGCCATTGCCAATCCCTGGCCGGAACAGGCCGAGCCTTTTTGGCCAGCCAATGGGCCGGTATATGTGGCGGTCGGCATGGCGGTGGAATGTTTCAGTTCTGCGGAAGCGCCAAAGGAAGCGCCGCTCACGGATGCCTCCACTCCGGCTGAAAATTCGGGCGGCACGATGCCCGATGCGCAGGCCGTCAAATCAGCCCGACCGCCGCGCATAGCCTATGTGCGCGACAGCGCCCTGTGGTTTTATTATGAAGAAAATCTTGAGGCCCTGGAGCGCGCAGGAGCGGAACTGGTGCGGCTTGAAATCGTGGGGCCGCGTTCCGGCGTCTGGCCTGTACTGCGCGGTGAAAAACCGCAGCATGCCGATGCTGGAGAAATAGACGGCCTCTACCTTGGCGGTGGCTTTCCCGAAGATTGCGCGGCAGACCTCAGCGCTTCACCCCATCTGCGCACCTTGGCCGCATGGGCTGGAGCTGGCCTGCCCATCTATGCCGAATGCGGCGGTTTTATGTTGCTGGCGCAAGGCATAGAACGCGAGGGCGTGCTCTGGCCCATGAGCAATATTTTCCCTGTTGTCGCCCAGTTTTGCGGCAAACCGCAGGGACTTGGCTACGTGCACGGCACAGTGGTGGAGGAAAATCCATTTTTCCCCAAGGGGCTGGAAATTCTGGGGCATGAGTTTCATTATTCGCGCTGCTGCTGGCAGGGCGCAGCTCCCCGACACGGCCTGCGCCTGCGCAAAGGGCAGGGCATGGGGTGCGAGGCAGAGCAGGCCGGGCAGAAAATGGGCAACGCGGCTCAAGCCAGCCGCGCGCCAGCACTGGACGGACTGCTGCGGCAGAATGTCTGGGCTTCGTACACGCATATTTTTGCCCCGGCAGTCCCTTGCTGGGCCCCCAATTTTGTGGCGGCTGCCGCCCGTTTTGCTCAGGGGCGCTGA
- a CDS encoding adenosylcobinamide-GDP ribazoletransferase, translating to MTSWPGRFHDALAFLTRLVPPRPCCTADSLSAAMPFFAPVGLVLGALCTAAAFLCLWLFDAPDTGFAGRCLVAALAAWAWMLCEIWATRGLHWDGLSDLGDATSSGASGERFWAVLRDSRLGAFGALHLLVAFSGLWLALTWQLANGQWIAPLLAPAWGRAACIWLAAYTVPHDERSLGGLACAGSSPQLARWQVVLATGMLVLVLLLGNCPFWRLPLLAFGQFLLIHSLIDTTREHGGVSGDFLGACIQWSQLWFLLVTV from the coding sequence GTGACATCCTGGCCAGGGCGCTTTCATGACGCCCTGGCTTTTTTGACCCGCCTAGTCCCTCCCCGGCCCTGCTGCACCGCAGATTCACTCAGCGCGGCCATGCCTTTTTTTGCCCCTGTGGGTCTGGTGCTTGGCGCACTTTGCACGGCAGCCGCCTTTCTCTGCCTGTGGCTCTTTGACGCCCCAGACACAGGCTTTGCGGGCCGCTGCCTTGTCGCCGCCCTTGCCGCCTGGGCCTGGATGCTTTGCGAAATATGGGCAACGCGAGGCCTGCACTGGGACGGATTATCAGACCTTGGCGACGCCACGAGCAGTGGAGCCAGCGGCGAGCGCTTCTGGGCCGTGCTGCGGGATAGCCGCCTGGGCGCTTTTGGGGCGCTGCATCTTCTTGTGGCCTTCAGCGGCTTGTGGCTGGCCCTCACATGGCAGCTTGCCAACGGCCAGTGGATTGCCCCCCTGCTCGCGCCCGCCTGGGGTCGCGCAGCCTGCATCTGGCTGGCGGCATATACAGTGCCGCACGATGAGCGCTCGCTCGGAGGCCTTGCCTGCGCTGGCTCAAGCCCGCAACTGGCCCGCTGGCAAGTTGTGCTGGCAACGGGCATGCTTGTGCTGGTTCTGCTGTTGGGCAATTGCCCATTCTGGCGCTTGCCCCTGCTGGCCTTTGGACAATTTCTGCTGATCCACAGCCTGATTGACACTACACGGGAACACGGCGGAGTTTCCGGAGATTTTCTTGGCGCGTGTATCCAGTGGAGCCAGTTGTGGTTCCTGTTGGTAACAGTGTAA
- the rpmA gene encoding 50S ribosomal protein L27: MAHKKAGGSSRNGRDSEGQRRGVKRFGGQSVLAGNILVRQLGTTVYPGVNVGMGRDFTLFAKVAGVVRFEKYIRKRRVHTRVHVEAAAD; encoded by the coding sequence ATGGCACATAAGAAAGCAGGCGGCTCTTCGCGCAACGGTCGCGACAGTGAAGGCCAACGCCGCGGCGTAAAGCGTTTTGGCGGTCAGAGCGTTCTGGCTGGCAATATTCTGGTGCGTCAGCTCGGCACTACCGTTTACCCCGGTGTGAACGTGGGCATGGGCAGGGATTTTACCCTGTTTGCCAAAGTGGCCGGCGTTGTGCGCTTTGAGAAGTATATCCGCAAGCGTCGCGTTCACACGCGAGTGCATGTGGAGGCGGCCGCCGACTAA
- a CDS encoding AtpZ/AtpI family protein has translation MSFKDFLKQQQTGMEAMANTGVIGLHLVSGPAVGFAIGYGIDHWFGTSPWGKLVFLFIGIAAGFLNVYRDTQALLRKMAAQDARRKGLVPEQQSETPPAGQGKTNSRAQTETDDTQP, from the coding sequence ATGTCGTTCAAGGATTTTCTTAAGCAGCAGCAAACCGGCATGGAAGCCATGGCCAACACAGGGGTCATTGGCCTGCATCTGGTGAGCGGCCCCGCAGTGGGTTTTGCCATAGGCTACGGCATTGACCACTGGTTTGGCACCAGCCCATGGGGCAAGCTGGTTTTTCTGTTCATCGGCATTGCGGCGGGTTTTTTGAACGTGTATCGCGACACTCAGGCCCTGCTGCGCAAAATGGCGGCGCAAGACGCCCGCCGGAAAGGCCTTGTGCCGGAACAGCAAAGCGAAACACCCCCAGCGGGGCAAGGCAAAACAAACAGCCGTGCGCAGACTGAAACAGATGATACACAGCCTTGA
- a CDS encoding IMP cyclohydrolase, which produces MSDLKSMYSTVHKDAFPDTMTIILGDEKLVYQKRTWTLDNEEKGLRYGENPDQPAALYALKEGSITCGGLNWRGPGNGIVSALTESQMIQAGKHPGKTNLTDVDNGANILQYLTERPAAVILKHNNPSGAAWSNDGIAAALEKAFWCDRIAAFGGAVVVNRPFTREAAEIVAANYFEVVAAPAFEEGVVDILKGRKNLRIMELPGLGRLEELTSSAFLDIKSLADGGIIVQKSFVNRILEAKDFLPATATTKEGVSVAARAPSKQELDDLRFAWAVEAGVTSNSVIFVRDGATLAIGTGEQDRVGCVELAIHKAHTKYADTLAFRELGLSLYELKEKAATDAAMAAKLADIESRTEASHGGLAGSALVSDGFFPFRDGVDVAVAQGVAAIAQPGGSMRDAEVIMACNEAKPQVAMVFTGQRSFKH; this is translated from the coding sequence ATGTCGGATCTCAAGTCCATGTACAGCACCGTCCACAAGGACGCTTTCCCTGACACCATGACCATCATTCTGGGCGATGAAAAACTCGTCTACCAAAAGCGCACCTGGACGCTGGACAACGAGGAAAAGGGCCTGCGCTACGGCGAAAATCCCGACCAGCCCGCAGCCCTCTACGCACTTAAGGAAGGCTCCATTACGTGCGGCGGTCTGAACTGGCGCGGTCCCGGCAACGGCATTGTTTCCGCACTTACCGAAAGCCAGATGATTCAGGCCGGCAAACACCCCGGCAAGACCAACCTTACGGACGTGGACAACGGGGCCAATATTTTGCAGTACCTCACCGAGCGCCCTGCGGCGGTGATCTTGAAGCACAACAATCCCAGCGGCGCGGCCTGGAGCAATGACGGCATTGCTGCGGCCCTTGAAAAGGCCTTCTGGTGCGACCGCATCGCCGCCTTTGGCGGGGCAGTGGTGGTCAACCGTCCCTTTACCCGCGAAGCTGCGGAAATTGTTGCTGCCAACTATTTTGAAGTGGTTGCCGCTCCCGCCTTTGAAGAAGGCGTGGTGGATATCCTCAAGGGCCGCAAAAATCTGCGCATCATGGAACTGCCCGGCCTTGGGCGGCTTGAAGAGCTGACCAGCTCGGCCTTTCTTGACATCAAGAGCCTCGCTGACGGCGGTATTATTGTGCAGAAGTCCTTTGTGAACCGCATTCTTGAAGCCAAGGACTTTTTGCCCGCCACCGCCACCACCAAGGAAGGCGTTTCTGTGGCCGCCCGCGCTCCCAGCAAGCAGGAACTGGACGACCTGCGCTTTGCCTGGGCCGTGGAGGCAGGGGTTACGTCCAATTCCGTTATTTTTGTGCGCGATGGCGCTACCCTTGCCATCGGCACGGGCGAACAGGATCGCGTGGGCTGCGTGGAACTCGCCATCCACAAGGCGCATACCAAGTATGCAGACACGCTTGCCTTCCGCGAACTGGGCCTGTCGCTCTACGAACTCAAGGAAAAGGCCGCTACCGATGCGGCAATGGCCGCCAAGCTTGCGGATATTGAAAGCCGCACCGAAGCCTCCCACGGCGGACTGGCCGGGTCAGCGCTTGTTTCGGACGGATTCTTCCCCTTCCGCGACGGGGTGGACGTAGCTGTGGCCCAGGGCGTTGCGGCCATTGCCCAGCCCGGCGGCTCCATGCGCGATGCGGAAGTGATTATGGCCTGCAACGAGGCCAAGCCGCAGGTTGCCATGGTGTTTACTGGGCAGCGCTCCTTCAAGCACTAG
- a CDS encoding glycosyltransferase family 2 protein encodes MSEASRVSVVIPVWNLWDMTEPCLRSLAEHSAGENMEVVVVDNHSTDATASELGPLGEALFGTAFKAVRMAENAGFARGCNAGARAAGGDLLFFLNNDTTLTPGWLPPLRAVMSDPKIGAAGPLLLYPDGTVQHCGIYVNPFNAVGHLYEHLPGSFAAARKPHPLQAITGAAIMLRKTQFESCGGFHEGFRNGFEDIDLCFALRAQGLKLRVESRSIIYHHTSRTPGRFAHDRENCTLLMQRKGGAVRPDEHVLAKLDGYDLRIGENLDTWMVLPEEQQQRISAEFCAKPFNSEACKALLRAEPLWLEGWLLLARHQEQAGDLVAATGTLMDCLRLMPDPRVCKALSQLDPQAVFEGGTGDPAMAKVRVQQARRAAYANGDTALAQLLGQWLVEHAG; translated from the coding sequence ATGTCGGAAGCAAGCCGTGTTTCTGTGGTCATTCCTGTCTGGAATCTCTGGGACATGACAGAGCCTTGCCTGCGTTCGCTGGCCGAGCATTCCGCAGGCGAGAACATGGAAGTGGTGGTTGTGGACAACCACTCCACAGATGCCACGGCTTCAGAACTTGGACCCTTGGGCGAGGCCCTGTTCGGCACGGCATTCAAGGCCGTGCGCATGGCTGAAAATGCGGGTTTTGCACGGGGCTGCAATGCCGGGGCTCGGGCGGCTGGCGGAGATCTGCTGTTTTTTCTCAACAACGACACCACGCTTACCCCGGGCTGGTTGCCGCCTTTGCGTGCGGTCATGTCCGATCCCAAGATCGGCGCGGCTGGGCCGTTGCTTCTGTATCCTGACGGCACCGTGCAGCACTGCGGCATCTATGTGAATCCCTTCAATGCGGTGGGGCACCTCTACGAGCACTTGCCCGGCAGCTTTGCCGCAGCCCGCAAACCCCATCCCCTGCAGGCCATCACCGGCGCGGCCATAATGCTGCGCAAAACGCAGTTTGAATCCTGCGGCGGCTTCCATGAAGGGTTTCGCAACGGATTTGAGGACATTGACCTGTGTTTTGCCCTGCGCGCGCAGGGACTAAAACTGCGTGTGGAGAGCCGCAGCATCATTTACCATCATACAAGCCGGACGCCGGGCCGCTTTGCCCATGACAGGGAAAATTGCACCCTGCTCATGCAGCGTAAAGGCGGGGCAGTGCGCCCTGATGAACACGTGCTGGCAAAACTGGACGGATACGACCTGCGTATTGGTGAAAATCTCGATACCTGGATGGTGTTGCCCGAGGAACAGCAGCAGCGCATCAGCGCGGAGTTCTGCGCTAAGCCCTTTAACAGCGAAGCCTGCAAGGCTTTGTTGCGTGCCGAACCTCTTTGGCTTGAGGGCTGGCTCTTGCTGGCGCGGCATCAGGAGCAGGCGGGCGACCTTGTTGCCGCAACGGGCACGCTTATGGACTGCCTGCGGCTCATGCCCGACCCACGGGTGTGCAAAGCGTTGTCGCAGCTTGATCCTCAGGCAGTATTTGAGGGCGGCACGGGCGACCCTGCAATGGCAAAAGTCCGTGTACAGCAGGCGCGCCGTGCGGCTTATGCCAACGGCGATACAGCTCTTGCACAGTTGCTAGGCCAGTGGCTTGTGGAACATGCTGGCTGA
- the atpB gene encoding F0F1 ATP synthase subunit A produces the protein MAGGLPHPVLLSTFMGMDEITIGGTMVEFKHVFYSWVCMAILFTVALIMRRRLTMVPGGLQNFFEALVDTIENFILATMGEHGRKFVGLLAGMFIYIFGMNLMGLVPGFDAPTANLNTTVCMALFVLVFYNAVGLIRWKAHYIHHFTGPSKVLIPLMFPLEVVSHLSRPVSLSLRLFGNIRGEEIVMVLFFVMAPILGTLPIYALFLLGKTMQAFVFFMLTMFYIKGALEAPEH, from the coding sequence ATGGCAGGTGGTTTGCCGCATCCGGTATTGCTCTCCACATTTATGGGCATGGACGAGATCACCATCGGTGGAACGATGGTGGAATTCAAACATGTGTTCTACTCCTGGGTCTGTATGGCCATTCTGTTCACCGTAGCGTTGATCATGCGCCGTCGGCTGACCATGGTTCCCGGAGGTTTGCAAAACTTTTTTGAAGCCTTGGTGGATACCATCGAGAACTTCATCCTTGCCACCATGGGTGAGCATGGACGCAAGTTCGTTGGCCTCCTGGCTGGCATGTTCATCTACATCTTCGGCATGAACCTCATGGGTCTTGTGCCCGGCTTTGACGCTCCTACAGCCAACCTCAACACCACCGTGTGCATGGCGCTGTTTGTGCTCGTGTTCTACAACGCCGTGGGTCTGATCCGCTGGAAGGCGCACTACATCCACCACTTTACCGGCCCCTCCAAGGTGCTCATTCCGCTCATGTTTCCGCTTGAAGTGGTTTCGCATCTTTCGCGCCCGGTTTCGCTTTCTCTCCGTCTTTTCGGCAACATCCGCGGTGAAGAAATCGTTATGGTGCTGTTCTTCGTAATGGCTCCCATACTCGGCACCCTGCCCATCTACGCCCTCTTCCTTTTGGGCAAGACCATGCAGGCTTTCGTGTTCTTCATGCTGACCATGTTCTACATCAAGGGCGCGCTTGAAGCACCCGAGCATTAG